The window ATGATGATGACCGGGTGGATTCCATTGCGGTGGATCTTGTTAGGAGATTCATGAGAAAGCTAAGAAAGCATAAAACATATAGAAATGCTATACCCACCATGTCGGTTTTGACCATCACATCTAATGTGGTTTATGGGAAAAAGACCGGCGCAACACCTGATGGCAGAAAAGCAGGTGAGCCATTTGCTCCTGGCGCCAACCCCATGCACGGCAGAGACGAGAAAGGAGCTATTGCTTCATTGAATTCTGTGGCAAAGTTGCCTTATGACGATGCCCTTGATGGCATATCCAATACATTTACCATTGTGCCCAAGGCTTTGGGTAAAGATGAAGAATCCCGCATTAATAATCTGGTAGCACTATTGGATGGATATATATCCAAGGGTGGACACCATATAAACGTAAACGTATTGAACAGAGAAACCCTGTTGGATGCTATGGAACATCCGGAAAAATATCCTCAGCTTACGGTAAGGGTATCGGGATATGCGGTGAACTTTATCAAGCTTACAAGGGAGCAGCAGCTGGATGTCATAAACAGGACTTTCCATCAATCCATATAGAGCAAATAAAAGTAAAAGGGTATATATAAAAGGTGCAAGAAATTCTGATGACTTAATTTTCTTGACACCTTTTTTTTTATCTGCTATAGTAATACAAAATACACGGAGGTAAAAAATAAAGCTGAGTTTAAATTACTATTGAAGGGAGATGAAACTGTTGGCAGAGGTAATTAAGGAGGCTTTGACATTTGACGATGTGCTTTTAGTTCCGGCAAAGTCAGAGGTTTTGCCTAAAGAAGTGGACGTGTCCACAAAATTGACCAATAAAATCAAACTCAATATACCCCTTATGAGCGCGGGAATGGACACGGTCACGGAGTCTAAAATGGCCATTGCTATAGCTAGAGAAGGCGGGATCGGCATCATTCACAAAAATATGTCTATAGAAAAGCAGGCCTCAGAGGTAGACAAGGTAAAGAGGTCAGAGCATGGAGTTATAGTAGATCCTTTCTATTTGTCCCCTGATCATACCATAAGGGATGCGTTGGAGCTCATGGAAAGGTACCATATTTCCGGGGTACCCATTACAGTCAATGGCAAGCTGGTAGGCATAATTACCAATAGGGATATACGATTTGAAGATGATTTGAGCAAAAAGATAAGCGAGGTTATGACAAAAGAAGGCCTTGTTACAGCTCCTGTAGGTACAACCCTTGCTGAAGCCCAAAGGATACTTAAAAAGCATAAGATTGAAAAACTTCCTCTGGTAGACGAAGATTTCAACTTAAAAGGTCTTATAACCATAAAAGATATAGAAAAGAGCATAAAGTATCCCAATGCAGCGAAGGATTCAAAAGGTAGGCTGCTGGCTGGTGCTGCGGTTGGCGTCACAAGGGATATGATGGAAAGGGTTGCGGCGTTGGTAAATGCCGGTGTGGATGTCATCGTGGTGGATACCGCTCATGGGCACTCTAAAGGGGTTATTGAGGCTGTAGAGAAAATAAAAGAGGCGTATCCTGATGTTCAGCTTATAGCCGGGAATGTGGCTACAAAAGAGGCGACGGAGGATCTTATTAAAGCCGGCGCTGATTGCGTAAAAGTAGGTATAGGGCCGGGTTCTATTTGCACTACAAGGGTAGTGGCAGGGGTAGGTGTGCCTCAGTTGACGGCGATTATGGATTGCGCTGAAGCTGCAGATAAGTACGGTATACCTATAATAGCAGATGGAGGTATAAAGTATTCAGGTGATATCGTAAAAGCCCTTGCAGCAGGTGCCAGTGTCGTTATGATAGGTAGTCTATTTGCGGGTACCGAAGAAAGCCCCGGCGAAATGGAAATATATCAGGGCAGAAGCTTTAAAGTGTACAGGGGTATGGGTTCCATGGGAGCTATGGCATCAGGCAGCAAAGATAGATACTTCCAGGAAGATGCTAAAAAGCTGGTTCCTGAGGGGGTTGAAGGAAGGGTGCCTTTTAAAGGGCCCTTAAGCGAGACCATATACCAGCTCATAGGAGGATTGCGAGCAGGTATGGGCTATTGTGGCGCAAAAGATCTGGAGGCATTGAGACGCAATGCCAGGTTTGTAAAAATTACATCAGCAGGTTTAAAAGAAAGCCATCCTCATGATATAATGATAACAAAAGAAGCTCCTAATTATAGTGTGACATGAGGTGAAAAGATGAGAGAGACAATATTAATCCTTGATTTCGGCGGACAGTACACCCAGCTTATTGCCAGGAGGATTCGCGAAGTAAATGTATACTGCGAAATAGTTCCGTATGATATTTCGCCTGAGAAGATAAGGGAATATAAACCTATGGGTATTGTGCTGTCGGGTGGACCGGCCAGTGTGTATGTAAAAGATGCGCCTAAATGCGATCCTGAAATATTCAAATTAGGAATACCTGTTTTAGGTATATGTTATGGTGCTCAGCTTATGGCATTGTTATTAGGTGGGGCAGTAGAAAGGGCTGAAGTTGCCGAATATGGCAAGACGGAACTGGTAGTAAACAACAACGTACCTCTATTTAAAGGTATTGAGCGGGAGACGGTTTGCTGGATGAGTCATGTTGACCTCATAGAGCAGTTACCGGAGAATTTTAAGGTTATAGCATCTACAGCCCATACGCCTGTTGCGGCCATGGCTGATGTGAAACGCAAATTATACGCTGTACAGTTTCATCCAGAGGTAGAACATACTCCTCTGGGAAAAGATATGATAAAGAATTTTCTTTTTGAGATATGCGATATGAGCGCCGATTGGACTATGGATTCGTTTGTGGAGCAGACGGTAAAGAGCATCAAGAAAACCGTAGGCGATAAAAAGGCTATTTGTGCGCTAAGCGGTGGAGTAGATTCATCGGTGGCGGCGGTATTGGTGCACAGAGCTATAGGAGACCAGCTGACATGTATTTTTGTAGACAATGGCCTTTTAAGGCTAAACGAAGCTGATACCGTAGAAAGAGTTTTCAGGGATAAGTTCGATATCAATCTCATCAGAGTAGATGCAAGGGAGCGCTTTTTATCTAAATTGAAGGGCGTAGTTGATCCTGAGCAGAAGCGCAAAATCATCGGCAATGAATTTATACGGGTGTTTGAGGAAGAGGCTAATAAACTTGAGGGTGTTGAGTACCTGGTACAGGGGACGTTGTATCCTGATGTCATTGAAAGTGGGAGCAAGGTGGCATCTACGATAAAAAGCCATCACAACGTAGGTGGGCTTCCTGAAGATATGAAATTTAAGCTTTTGGAACCTCTTAAAAACCTGTTTAAAGATGAAGTCCGCCTTGTAGGGAAAGAGCTGGGAATACCCGAGGAGATTTTATACAGACATCCTTTCCCGGGGCCAGGGCTTGCCGTGAGAGTTTTGGGAGAAGTGACAGAAGAAAAGCTGGATTTACTTAGACAGGTTGATCATATCTTCATAAGGGAATTAAAGGAAGCCGGTTATTACAATAAGGTATGGCAGGCGTTTGCTGTATTGCCTGACATAAAGTCGGTGGGCGTTATGGGCGATGAAAGAACATATGCATATACGGTGGCATTAAGGGCTGTGACATCCTCAGACGGTATGACAGCTGATTGGGCCAGACTGCCATTGGAATTGTTGGATTCTATATCTAGAAGCATCATCAACGAGGTAAAGGGTGTAAACAGGGTTGTCTATGATATAACGTCAAAGCCACCTGCCACTATAGAATGGGAGTAAAACACGAACATTAATTGCGAAAAAGTGGGAAATTTGAGCGTATATATATTGACTCAGCATAGAATTTCTGTTATTATTATTGCGTAAGACAATAAAATACGAACAATAAGCTCATATAATCTTGAGGATATGGCTCAAGAGTCTCTACCAGGTTGCCGTAAACTACCTGACTATGAGTGAAAGTGTACCTAGGGTTCCAGCTCTGCGAAGGGTCATCGTGGAGTGTTTGGTCCAAGCGGTACAGGTATGTAAATACCACACCGGTGTGGGAGAAAAGCCCGGACGGATAGGTTTCACTCGTGAGTGGAATCTATTTGTTCGGGTTTTTTGTTCAGGTAAAAGCTTTAAAAATAATATTAAAGGAGGATTGGATAGTGTGGAAAATGGAAGTTTTTTAGACAGGTACTTTAAGCTTAGAGAGCATGGCACAACGGTGAGAACTGAAATCATAGCAGGTATAACTACATTTATAACAATGGCCTACATCATCTTTGTAAATCCTTTGATTTTAAGCAACACAGGAATGGATAAGGGTGCGGTTTTTGTTGCCACCATATTGTCCGCTATCATTGCAACAATGATAATGGGCTTATTTGCTAACGTGCCATTTGCACTGGCAGCAGGAATGGGTATGAATGCGTTTTTTACTTTTTATGTAGTAGGCCAGCTTAAGTATTCATGGCAGTCGGCGCTGGCGATGGTGTTTGTATGCGGTATTATCAATATAATTATAACTGTTACGAAATTGCGTATTATGATTGTGAAGGCTATTCCGGATTCGCTAAAAAATGCTATAGGTGCTGGGATTGGACTTTTTATAGCGTTGATCGGTTTTGTTGAGGGCGGTTTGGTAGTTAAGAATCCGGATACACTTGTACAGCTGGGCGATTTTTCTAAACCTACAACACTTTTGACACTTATAGGCTTAATCATAACAGCTCTGCTTATGGTTTTAAGGGTAAGAGGTGCTATACTGCTGGGTATATTAATAACTACTATAATAGGTATTCCGATGGGTATCTCAAAGGTCCCTACAGCTATTGTATCACTGCCTCCTAGCCTTGCACCTACATTTCTTAAGCTAGACTTTGCTCATTTATTTAGACCTGAAGTCGGTATTTTAGGAGTTATAACGATTATAGTTGCATTTAGCCTTGCAGATACTTTTGACACCATAGGAACCTTTATAGGTACTGCAAGAAGGACTAACGTATTTGATGACGTTAATGGTGAGATTAAGAAGGGAAGTAGATTTCCTACCAAGATGGACAGGGCTTTATTTGCTGACGCGATAGCTACATCTATGGGTGCTCTTCTGGGTACGAGCAATGTGACGACGTATGTAGAAAGCACGGCCGGTATAAGCGCAGGTGGAAGGACAGGTCTGGCTTCAGTTGTAACATCAATAATGTTCTTTTTGGCGTTATTCTTTGCGCCTATCGTAGGCATTGTCCCGGCTCAGGCAACTGCTCCGGCGCTGATAATAGTGGGAGTTTTGATGCTCGGCGCAGTAACGAGTATAAACTTTGATGACTTTTCAGAAGCATTGCCCGCTTTCATGACAGTTGTGCTCATGCCATTTACTTACAACATAACCAATGGGATTGCTGCAGGATTTATATTCTACACCTTGGTTAAAATCGTTAAGGGGAAAGCTAAAGAAGTGCACCCCATGATGTATATATTTACAATACTATTTATCTTGCGATATGCGTTTTTAAAAGCATAAAGAGGTTGACCACTGAAGTTCGATAGCAATATCGAACTTCAGTATTTAAAGGAGGGAATATTATGCCAAAAGTAGCTGTTGTCATGGGCAGCGATTCGGATTTGCCTTTGATGAAAAAGTGTATAAACGTGTTAAAAGAATTTGATGTGCAATTTGACGTCAGGATAATATCGGCGCATAGGACGCCAGATGTTGCTGCTGACTTTGCAAAAGGTGCTGCGGGGAAAGGTTATGAAGTTATAATTGCAGCAGCAGGTAAAGCGGCTCATCTGGCGGGGGTTTTGGCGGCTATGACCACATTGCCGGTCATAGGTGTTCCTGTAAAATCCTCTACGATGGATGGCATGGATTCGCTACTTTCTATGGTACAAATGCCCAAGGGAATACCTGTGGCTACGGTGGCTATTGATGGTGCCGAGAACGCTGCGCTTTTAGCAATTCAGATATTGGCCTTAAAATATCCAGAATTATCCGAAAAAATAGCAGCGTATAGAGATAAAATGGCACAGGATGTTATAAAAAAAGATAATGAAATAAGAAATGAGGTGTTTTAAATGGAAAAATTGGAGATGTTGTACGAAGGCAAGGCGAAAAAGGTTTATAGGACCAGCGATCCTGATCTCTATGTAGTAGAATATAAAGATGATGCGACAGCGTTTAATGGTCTGAAAAAAGGTACTATAATAGATAAAGGAATAGTGAACAATAAGATGTCGGCATTTTTCTTTAAGATGCTGGAAGACAGAGGTGTTCCCACCCACTTTGAAAAATTACTATCTGACCGGGAGATGCTGGTCAAAGCCGTAAAAATCGTGCCTGTAGAAGTGCTGATCAGGAATTACGCGGCAGGTAGTCTTTCTAAGAGATTGGGTATTAAAGAAGGGACAAGGCTTAATTGTACTGTTCTGGAGTTTTGCTATAAAAATGATGAGCTGGGAGATCCATTCATAAATGAGGACCATATTAAAGCCATGGGTCTTGCAACAGAAGAAGAGGTAAAGGTGATAAAGGAGTATTCACTAAAAGTTAACGAAATATTGACAGAGTATTTATTAAAGAAAGAAATTATATTAGCCGATTTTAAGCTAGAGTTTGGCAGATACGGTGATAAGATTGTCCTGGCTGACGAGATTTCTCCTGATACCTGCAGGTTCTGGGATGCAAAAACCATGGAAAAACTGGACAAAGATAGGTTCAGAAGAGACATGGGCGGTGTTGAAGAGGCATATCAAGAGGTTTTAAGAAGGGTAATTGGCGAATAGGAGGTAAATCATGATAGCGAAGATAAAAGTTACGTTAAAAAAAGGCATATCAGATCCGCAGGGTCAAGCTATAAAAGGGTCACTTCAGACTTTGGGTTTTGGAAATGTCCAGGATGTGAGAGTGGGAAAATATATCGAAATTTTGATCGATGAGCAAGAAATGAAGACGGCAGAAGAGAAGGTTAAAGAGATGTGCGAAAAGCTGCTGGCTAATCCTGTTATTGAGGATTACACCTTTGAGATAACGGAGGTGTAAAGATGAAGGCAGGGGTAGTGGTTTTTCCGGGCTCTAATTGTGATGTAGACTGCTATCACGTTTTAAAGGACGTACTATCTGTTGATACCAGGTATGTATGGCATAAAGATACTGACATAAGTGATCTGGATCTGATAGTGCTCCCAGGTGGCTTTTCATATGGCGATTATTTAAGGGCAGGTGCTATTGCCCGATTTTCGCCCGTTATGAACAGCGTGATAGATGCGGCAAAAAAAGGTGTGCCTATTATAGGCATATGCAACGGATTTCAAATTCTGACAGAAGCCGGATTGTTACCAGGGGTTTTAAGGCGAAATAAAAATTTGAAGTTCATATGTGATACTGTTCAAATACAGGCTGTGAACACTGATTCACCTTTCACAAAAAAACTCAAATCGGGTCAAATCCTAAATATTCCTATTGCTCATGGAGAAGGCAATTATTATGTAGATAATGATACCCTTGAAAAGCTCAAAGATAAAGGTTTAATAGCATTCAGGTATTTAGAAGACGTCAATGGCTCTGTTGATCGCATTGCCGGCGTCTTAAATGAAAATAAAAATGTACTTGGCATGATGCCACATCCAGAGAGGGCATCTGAGAGCATATTAGGCAGTGAAGACGGAAGGGCGATTTTTGAATCGGTTGTGGAATATCTGCTTTAAGATTGGAGGGTGCAAATGGAGCAGGAAAAGATATGGATCAAACTGGGCCTTACTGACAGCGAATATGAGATGATAAAGGATATACTTGGTAGGGAACCCAACATCGTGGAATTGGGCATGTACAGCGTCATGTGGTCAGAACATTGCGGCTATAAAAATTCTAAGGCGTTGTTGAAGCTTTTGCCTACAAAAGGACCTTACGTTTTGCAAGGTCCTGGAGAGAATGCGGGTATTATTGATATAGGCGATGACGATGCCATTGTAATGAAAGTTGAGAGTCATAATCACCCCTCTGCTATAGAGCCATATCAAGGCGCTGCTACGGGAGTAGGAGGTATATTGCGCGATATATTCACTATGGGTGCAAGGCCTATTGCAACGCTTGATTCATTGCGCTTTGGCAACCTTGACGATGACAGGGTCAAGTATATTTTTAACGGCGTGGTGGCAGGGATAGCGGGATATGGTAACTGTATGGGTATACCCACAATAGCTGGAGAAGTATATTTTAATGAGAGCTATAAAGGTAATCCTCTGGTCAATGCCATGAGCGTGGGTATAATGAACAAAAACAAGATAAAAAAAGGTGTGGCTAGCGGCGTTGGCAACACCGTAATGTTGGTGGGTTCTACTACCGGAAGGGATGGCATAGGCGGTGCCAGTTTTGCTTCTGAGGAATTAAGCGAGAAATCAGAGGAGAAAAGGCCTGCGGTTCAGGTTGGGGATCCTTTTATGGAAAAATTGCTGCTGGAGGCCTGTCTGGAGTTATTTGAATCTGACGCTGTGGTAGGCATACAGGATATGGGCGCTGCTGGTATAACCTCCTCTAGCTGTGAAATGGCGGCAAGAGCTGGCACAGGAATAGAAATAGATATAGACAAGGTGCCAAAACGGGAGACAGGTATGACGCCCTTTGAAGTTATGTTGTCTGAATCTCAGGAGAGAATGCTGGTAGTCGTCAAAAAGGGTAGAGAAAAGGAAGTAATGGACATATTTGACAAATGGGGATTGCATGCAGCGGTTATAGGTGTGGTAACAGATGATGGAATGCTGACGGTTAAAGACAGAGGAGAAGTGGTGGCGAGAGTACCTGCAAAATCTCTGGCAAATGCCCCTGTGTACGAGAGGGAATATGAGAAACCTTCGTATCAGGATGACTTGAATAATCTGGATATTGATTCAATACCGTTGCCTTCGGATTATAATGACGTGCTGCTGAGGCTTATGAGTTCTTTGGATATATGCAGCAAGGAGTGGGTTTATAAGCAGTACGATTATATGGTTAGGACAGATACTGTGGTAATACCCGGGTCAGATGCGGCAGTATTGAGGATAAAGGGCAAAAATAAGGGTATCGCCATGACCATCGACTGCAACGGGTTGTACTGCTATCTTAACCCTAGAGAAGGGGCAAAGATAGCTGTGGCTGAAGCAGCCAGGAATCTTTCAGTCAGTGGTGCCATTCCGATGGCCATAACAGATGGATTAAACTTCGGCAATCCTGAGAAAAAAGAAGTTTACTGGCAATTCCGCGAAGCCATACTTGGGATAAAAGAAGCCTGCGAAGTACTGGGCATTCCTGTTATAAGCGGCAATGTGAGTTTTTACAATGAATCCCAGGGGAAAGCCATATATCCCACACCGGTTATAGGGATGGTAGGCCTTCTGGAAAACCTGAATCATGTGACCACCCAGGGTTTTAAAGATAAAGGTGATGTAATAATTCTGGCAGGCAAAAACCTCTGCGAATTGGGTGGAACAGAATACCTCAAGGAGATATATGGGCTGGAAAAAGGCAATGCGCCTTTAATTGACCTGAATTTTGAAAAAAGAGTGCAGAGCTTTATACGGGATGCCATAAATCAGGGACTTATAAAATCAGCTCACGATGTAAGTGAGGGCGGTCTGGCAGTAGCCATAGCCGAAAGCTGTATATCAGGGAAAATTGGAGCACAGATAAAACTGGATTCGGATATAAGGCCTGATGGACTGTTGT of the Caldanaerobius fijiensis DSM 17918 genome contains:
- the guaB gene encoding IMP dehydrogenase gives rise to the protein MAEVIKEALTFDDVLLVPAKSEVLPKEVDVSTKLTNKIKLNIPLMSAGMDTVTESKMAIAIAREGGIGIIHKNMSIEKQASEVDKVKRSEHGVIVDPFYLSPDHTIRDALELMERYHISGVPITVNGKLVGIITNRDIRFEDDLSKKISEVMTKEGLVTAPVGTTLAEAQRILKKHKIEKLPLVDEDFNLKGLITIKDIEKSIKYPNAAKDSKGRLLAGAAVGVTRDMMERVAALVNAGVDVIVVDTAHGHSKGVIEAVEKIKEAYPDVQLIAGNVATKEATEDLIKAGADCVKVGIGPGSICTTRVVAGVGVPQLTAIMDCAEAADKYGIPIIADGGIKYSGDIVKALAAGASVVMIGSLFAGTEESPGEMEIYQGRSFKVYRGMGSMGAMASGSKDRYFQEDAKKLVPEGVEGRVPFKGPLSETIYQLIGGLRAGMGYCGAKDLEALRRNARFVKITSAGLKESHPHDIMITKEAPNYSVT
- the guaA gene encoding glutamine-hydrolyzing GMP synthase, coding for MRETILILDFGGQYTQLIARRIREVNVYCEIVPYDISPEKIREYKPMGIVLSGGPASVYVKDAPKCDPEIFKLGIPVLGICYGAQLMALLLGGAVERAEVAEYGKTELVVNNNVPLFKGIERETVCWMSHVDLIEQLPENFKVIASTAHTPVAAMADVKRKLYAVQFHPEVEHTPLGKDMIKNFLFEICDMSADWTMDSFVEQTVKSIKKTVGDKKAICALSGGVDSSVAAVLVHRAIGDQLTCIFVDNGLLRLNEADTVERVFRDKFDINLIRVDARERFLSKLKGVVDPEQKRKIIGNEFIRVFEEEANKLEGVEYLVQGTLYPDVIESGSKVASTIKSHHNVGGLPEDMKFKLLEPLKNLFKDEVRLVGKELGIPEEILYRHPFPGPGLAVRVLGEVTEEKLDLLRQVDHIFIRELKEAGYYNKVWQAFAVLPDIKSVGVMGDERTYAYTVALRAVTSSDGMTADWARLPLELLDSISRSIINEVKGVNRVVYDITSKPPATIEWE
- a CDS encoding NCS2 family permease; protein product: MDSVENGSFLDRYFKLREHGTTVRTEIIAGITTFITMAYIIFVNPLILSNTGMDKGAVFVATILSAIIATMIMGLFANVPFALAAGMGMNAFFTFYVVGQLKYSWQSALAMVFVCGIINIIITVTKLRIMIVKAIPDSLKNAIGAGIGLFIALIGFVEGGLVVKNPDTLVQLGDFSKPTTLLTLIGLIITALLMVLRVRGAILLGILITTIIGIPMGISKVPTAIVSLPPSLAPTFLKLDFAHLFRPEVGILGVITIIVAFSLADTFDTIGTFIGTARRTNVFDDVNGEIKKGSRFPTKMDRALFADAIATSMGALLGTSNVTTYVESTAGISAGGRTGLASVVTSIMFFLALFFAPIVGIVPAQATAPALIIVGVLMLGAVTSINFDDFSEALPAFMTVVLMPFTYNITNGIAAGFIFYTLVKIVKGKAKEVHPMMYIFTILFILRYAFLKA
- the purE gene encoding 5-(carboxyamino)imidazole ribonucleotide mutase — encoded protein: MPKVAVVMGSDSDLPLMKKCINVLKEFDVQFDVRIISAHRTPDVAADFAKGAAGKGYEVIIAAAGKAAHLAGVLAAMTTLPVIGVPVKSSTMDGMDSLLSMVQMPKGIPVATVAIDGAENAALLAIQILALKYPELSEKIAAYRDKMAQDVIKKDNEIRNEVF
- the purC gene encoding phosphoribosylaminoimidazolesuccinocarboxamide synthase, producing MEKLEMLYEGKAKKVYRTSDPDLYVVEYKDDATAFNGLKKGTIIDKGIVNNKMSAFFFKMLEDRGVPTHFEKLLSDREMLVKAVKIVPVEVLIRNYAAGSLSKRLGIKEGTRLNCTVLEFCYKNDELGDPFINEDHIKAMGLATEEEVKVIKEYSLKVNEILTEYLLKKEIILADFKLEFGRYGDKIVLADEISPDTCRFWDAKTMEKLDKDRFRRDMGGVEEAYQEVLRRVIGE
- the purS gene encoding phosphoribosylformylglycinamidine synthase subunit PurS, yielding MIAKIKVTLKKGISDPQGQAIKGSLQTLGFGNVQDVRVGKYIEILIDEQEMKTAEEKVKEMCEKLLANPVIEDYTFEITEV
- the purQ gene encoding phosphoribosylformylglycinamidine synthase subunit PurQ: MKAGVVVFPGSNCDVDCYHVLKDVLSVDTRYVWHKDTDISDLDLIVLPGGFSYGDYLRAGAIARFSPVMNSVIDAAKKGVPIIGICNGFQILTEAGLLPGVLRRNKNLKFICDTVQIQAVNTDSPFTKKLKSGQILNIPIAHGEGNYYVDNDTLEKLKDKGLIAFRYLEDVNGSVDRIAGVLNENKNVLGMMPHPERASESILGSEDGRAIFESVVEYLL
- the purL gene encoding phosphoribosylformylglycinamidine synthase subunit PurL produces the protein MEQEKIWIKLGLTDSEYEMIKDILGREPNIVELGMYSVMWSEHCGYKNSKALLKLLPTKGPYVLQGPGENAGIIDIGDDDAIVMKVESHNHPSAIEPYQGAATGVGGILRDIFTMGARPIATLDSLRFGNLDDDRVKYIFNGVVAGIAGYGNCMGIPTIAGEVYFNESYKGNPLVNAMSVGIMNKNKIKKGVASGVGNTVMLVGSTTGRDGIGGASFASEELSEKSEEKRPAVQVGDPFMEKLLLEACLELFESDAVVGIQDMGAAGITSSSCEMAARAGTGIEIDIDKVPKRETGMTPFEVMLSESQERMLVVVKKGREKEVMDIFDKWGLHAAVIGVVTDDGMLTVKDRGEVVARVPAKSLANAPVYEREYEKPSYQDDLNNLDIDSIPLPSDYNDVLLRLMSSLDICSKEWVYKQYDYMVRTDTVVIPGSDAAVLRIKGKNKGIAMTIDCNGLYCYLNPREGAKIAVAEAARNLSVSGAIPMAITDGLNFGNPEKKEVYWQFREAILGIKEACEVLGIPVISGNVSFYNESQGKAIYPTPVIGMVGLLENLNHVTTQGFKDKGDVIILAGKNLCELGGTEYLKEIYGLEKGNAPLIDLNFEKRVQSFIRDAINQGLIKSAHDVSEGGLAVAIAESCISGKIGAQIKLDSDIRPDGLLFGESQSRIILSADENNWHKIEDIAKKYDVPVEKIGRVDGNSLMIDLNGKRLIDIKIEEIESQWREKISSIMG